From the genome of Vicinamibacterales bacterium:
ACGAAGACGAGTACTTCCTCGTGCTCGAAGGGGAGATCTCGTTCTACATCGACGGCAAGGTGACGGTGGGACGGCCTGGCCAGTCCGCCTTCGTGCCGCGCGGCGCGGCGCACTGCTTCAAGAACCGATCGTCGCGCCAGGCGCGCGTGCTCGTCCTCTTCACGCCGGGGAACATCGAGGGCTTCTTCGATTTCGGGCTGCCCGTGGACGGGCGGCCGCCGACCGAGGGGAAGATGCTGGAGCGGCTGGTCGAGTACGGATCGCGGTACGGGCTGGAAGTGCTTGGTCCCTCGCCGCTGTGAATGGTCCGGTCGCGCGGCGATTGGCAGCGCACGGCGACGTGCC
Proteins encoded in this window:
- a CDS encoding cupin domain-containing protein; translated protein: MATMAVAEERVRFGPGGGVYRIVTTAEESRGRIFAFEATEPPGGGPPLHTHANEDEYFLVLEGEISFYIDGKVTVGRPGQSAFVPRGAAHCFKNRSSRQARVLVLFTPGNIEGFFDFGLPVDGRPPTEGKMLERLVEYGSRYGLEVLGPSPL